Proteins from a single region of Candidatus Binatia bacterium:
- a CDS encoding amidohydrolase family protein produces MKADLVIRGGTIVDGSGNPSFTGDVVIEGDRIAAIGKHSGPAAEEIDARGKIVTPGFVDIHTHLDAQITWDPLGSPSNMHGVTSAIVGNCGVGFAPCRPKDRDYLMFLMEGVEDIPQAAMKAGVEWEWETFSEYLGALSRRPLGINIGAHISHAPLRVFAMGEKGATDAAASDEELAIMRESILDGMRAGALGIASGRTTVHRTPAGDPVPGTFADRRELDTLAGALKDFGAGVFELVTLGAGGEDATGFDRDHEWMVPVALESGRPMSFGLIQCLAYPDVWRDILAKVEEASRQGARLIPQVAARGVGLLMGFGISVSPLWIFPAAAELSTKSVDEQRTALRDPALRAQLLESVKNENGDILGGMATVNHVFCLEGDGIMAYDLQPERSVAAIAKREGKHWGEVMLDFIAETDSKGFFIVPLFNPDLDAVGEMLAHPNTHIGLGDSGAHTSQTCDASYATFVLAYWVRHKGKLTVEQAVRKLSFDPALAWGLHGRGILHRGSYADLNVIDLERLDLELPELRHDFPTGAPHLSQKSVGYDATIVNGKVMMREGQHTGALPGTLLRNERAVD; encoded by the coding sequence ATGAAAGCCGATCTGGTCATCCGCGGCGGCACGATCGTCGACGGCAGCGGAAATCCTTCGTTCACGGGCGACGTCGTCATCGAGGGCGACCGCATCGCAGCGATCGGCAAGCACAGCGGCCCCGCCGCCGAGGAAATCGACGCCCGCGGCAAGATCGTCACCCCGGGCTTCGTCGACATCCACACCCACCTCGACGCGCAGATCACCTGGGACCCCCTCGGATCTCCTTCGAACATGCACGGCGTCACGTCGGCCATCGTCGGCAACTGCGGCGTCGGCTTCGCGCCGTGTCGCCCGAAGGATCGCGACTACCTGATGTTCCTGATGGAGGGTGTCGAGGACATCCCCCAGGCCGCGATGAAGGCCGGCGTCGAATGGGAGTGGGAAACGTTCTCGGAGTACCTCGGCGCACTCTCGCGCCGCCCGCTCGGCATCAACATCGGCGCCCACATCAGCCATGCGCCGTTGCGCGTCTTTGCGATGGGCGAGAAGGGAGCGACAGATGCGGCTGCGTCAGACGAGGAACTCGCGATCATGCGCGAGAGCATCCTCGACGGCATGCGCGCCGGCGCACTCGGCATCGCGAGCGGGCGCACGACGGTTCACCGCACGCCCGCGGGAGACCCGGTCCCAGGTACGTTCGCCGACCGACGCGAGCTCGACACCCTCGCCGGCGCCCTGAAGGACTTCGGCGCAGGCGTCTTCGAGCTCGTGACGCTCGGCGCAGGTGGTGAGGACGCGACGGGCTTTGATCGCGACCACGAATGGATGGTTCCAGTCGCCCTCGAGAGCGGGCGCCCCATGAGCTTCGGACTCATCCAGTGTCTCGCGTACCCGGACGTCTGGCGGGACATCCTCGCGAAGGTCGAGGAGGCGAGCCGCCAGGGCGCGCGCCTGATACCGCAGGTTGCGGCACGCGGCGTCGGCCTATTGATGGGCTTCGGCATTTCCGTTTCTCCCCTTTGGATCTTCCCCGCCGCCGCCGAACTGTCGACGAAGTCGGTCGACGAGCAGCGCACCGCCCTGCGGGACCCCGCGCTACGCGCGCAGCTTCTCGAGAGCGTGAAGAACGAGAACGGCGACATCCTCGGCGGCATGGCCACGGTCAACCACGTGTTCTGTTTGGAGGGCGACGGCATTATGGCGTACGACCTCCAGCCCGAGCGGAGCGTCGCCGCGATCGCCAAGCGCGAAGGCAAGCACTGGGGCGAGGTCATGCTCGACTTCATCGCCGAGACCGACTCGAAGGGCTTCTTCATCGTGCCCCTCTTCAACCCCGATCTCGACGCCGTCGGCGAGATGCTCGCGCATCCGAACACGCACATCGGCCTCGGTGATTCGGGCGCGCACACGAGCCAGACGTGCGATGCCAGCTATGCGACCTTCGTGCTCGCGTACTGGGTTCGCCACAAGGGCAAGCTCACGGTGGAGCAAGCGGTTCGCAAGCTCTCGTTCGACCCCGCACTCGCGTGGGGCCTCCACGGACGCGGGATCCTACATCGTGGGAGCTACGCCGACTTGAATGTCATCGATCTCGAACGTCTGGATCTGGAGCTCCCCGAACTCAGGCACGACTTCCCCACGGGCGCGCCACACCTGAGCCAGAAGTCGGTCGGCTACGACGCGACGATCGTAAACGGGAAGGTGATGATGCGCGAGGGCCAGCACACTGGCGCGCTCCCCGGCACGCTGCTTCGAAACGAGCGCGCCGTCGACTAG
- a CDS encoding sulfatase — MGLAATLGRVPKFGAALAVGGILAWNLREVTRWPEHPPEAVAATVVIGAAFAAWFGWIATRIRGGPSAAALAAGLGCVAGILALSYPGSETFRHHLLRHHTLIGTPIYYVFETPLEDVYRTARSPAATTRAPSDGTPAEKRHAVAGGDLVFVLVDTLRADQLDRGMPRTAAWAESGFRFDDVVANTSWTRPSVASMFTGLAPEEHGATGQADGLPENRPTLAERLQRRGYETAAFVSNYGAISREAGFARGFDTFVEVQAGDDHATPRAEVVNAAVENWLGKRRARAGSRPLFLYVHYLDPHEPYFGFEPSQQFAELRAAYDTGVEYFDEQFERFRETIERDVGHDTTFLFTADHGEALGEHGIHGHGNALYPEQIDIPLVLHGPGLAAGRSNARLEGRDVFGLALRLADPGDQPIGDWAESEDRPTRFMSVYTRLPGAAHRPFFQITASRRLDDGDDVLIWSGYGNTYELFDRAADPEFRHNLADERPDAIARLRPELERRGLVRAEGSAVRNSNQTREQLRALGYIE; from the coding sequence ATGGGGCTCGCCGCGACACTCGGCCGCGTACCGAAGTTTGGTGCCGCGCTCGCGGTGGGCGGCATCCTCGCGTGGAACCTCCGCGAAGTAACGCGATGGCCGGAACATCCCCCCGAGGCCGTAGCGGCGACCGTGGTGATCGGGGCAGCCTTCGCCGCCTGGTTCGGATGGATCGCCACCCGCATCCGCGGCGGCCCGAGCGCAGCCGCACTCGCCGCAGGCCTCGGTTGCGTCGCAGGAATCCTCGCCCTCTCCTATCCGGGCTCCGAGACGTTTCGGCATCACCTGCTGCGTCACCACACGCTGATCGGGACGCCAATCTATTACGTGTTCGAAACCCCGCTCGAGGACGTCTACCGAACAGCCAGGTCACCCGCCGCGACGACCCGCGCGCCGAGCGACGGTACCCCCGCCGAGAAGAGGCACGCAGTTGCCGGTGGCGATCTCGTCTTCGTCCTCGTCGACACCCTGCGTGCCGACCAACTCGACCGCGGGATGCCGCGAACCGCCGCCTGGGCCGAGTCGGGCTTTCGCTTCGACGACGTCGTCGCCAACACCAGTTGGACCAGGCCTTCGGTCGCCAGCATGTTCACCGGCCTTGCCCCCGAGGAACACGGCGCGACCGGCCAGGCCGATGGCCTCCCCGAGAACAGGCCCACGCTTGCCGAGCGACTGCAGCGGCGCGGCTACGAAACGGCCGCGTTCGTGTCGAACTACGGAGCGATCAGCCGTGAAGCCGGCTTCGCACGCGGGTTCGACACGTTCGTCGAGGTTCAGGCCGGGGACGATCACGCGACGCCGCGCGCCGAAGTCGTGAATGCAGCCGTCGAGAACTGGCTCGGGAAGCGAAGGGCGCGTGCCGGGTCCCGCCCGCTGTTCCTGTACGTCCACTACCTGGACCCTCACGAGCCGTACTTCGGCTTCGAACCGTCCCAACAATTCGCAGAACTCCGCGCCGCCTACGACACCGGCGTCGAGTATTTCGACGAGCAATTCGAGCGATTCCGGGAGACGATCGAGCGGGACGTCGGCCACGATACGACCTTCCTGTTCACCGCCGACCACGGTGAGGCGCTCGGAGAGCACGGCATCCACGGCCACGGCAACGCCCTATACCCCGAGCAGATCGACATCCCGCTGGTCCTTCACGGTCCGGGCCTCGCCGCGGGACGCTCGAACGCCCGGCTCGAGGGGCGCGACGTTTTCGGACTCGCGCTCCGGCTCGCCGACCCGGGGGATCAGCCCATCGGCGATTGGGCCGAGTCCGAAGACCGGCCGACGCGGTTCATGTCGGTGTACACGCGGCTGCCGGGAGCGGCGCACCGTCCGTTCTTCCAGATCACCGCAAGCCGCCGCCTCGACGACGGCGACGACGTACTCATCTGGTCCGGATACGGGAATACCTACGAGTTGTTCGACCGCGCCGCCGATCCGGAGTTCCGGCACAACCTCGCAGACGAGCGCCCGGATGCGATCGCCCGGCTCCGCCCGGAACTCGAGAGACGCGGCCTCGTGCGAGCCGAAGGCTCCGCCGTGCGAAACTCAAACCAAACACGCGAGCAACTGCGCGCTCTCGGCTACATCGAGTAG
- a CDS encoding thermonuclease family protein, with protein MMIKPHRVWILLWALFLPACAQGEETTPSARKIDGIHGRVKHAFDGDSFVMMSDGRKVNVRIFGIDAPEKGQPFSKKARSRSKELLEGTEVVVRVTTPSDVYGRVVGEVFLPDGRNYAHVIVGEGLAWQFRRYSKDAEVAALEREAKSAGRGLWHDKDPEPPWKYRRRKPRR; from the coding sequence ATGATGATCAAGCCCCATCGTGTCTGGATCCTTCTGTGGGCCCTCTTCCTGCCGGCGTGTGCGCAGGGAGAAGAGACTACCCCGTCCGCGCGGAAGATTGACGGGATTCATGGGCGAGTAAAGCACGCGTTCGATGGCGACTCGTTCGTGATGATGAGCGACGGTCGCAAGGTGAACGTGCGCATCTTCGGTATCGATGCGCCGGAGAAGGGTCAGCCGTTCTCCAAGAAAGCTCGCTCCCGATCGAAGGAGTTGCTCGAAGGCACGGAGGTCGTGGTGCGAGTGACGACGCCGAGCGATGTGTACGGTCGCGTCGTCGGTGAGGTGTTTCTCCCCGATGGGAGGAACTATGCACACGTGATCGTCGGCGAGGGGCTCGCGTGGCAGTTTCGTCGCTACTCGAAGGATGCCGAGGTTGCCGCGCTCGAGCGTGAGGCGAAGAGTGCCGGGCGGGGGCTGTGGCACGACAAGGACCCCGAGCCGCCCTGGAAATATCGGCGGCGCAAACCCCGGCGCTGA
- a CDS encoding class I SAM-dependent methyltransferase gives MGTRWQRVAALWRERGSRRLAYDAGLYVALELASLLLAPFRRRADGQAYYEIVQDFTTRVNAQQAPRVLELGSRNVTGVRHRNDLAPHVDLVGLDVRAGQDVDVVGDAHALSASLPAESFDAVFAISVFEHLAMPWKVVLEINRVLKPGGLVLIATHPAWPPHEQPWDFWRFSSEAMRVLLNAETGFEILRLGEGEPGRMLALTRTMPVRGLHRTACSLAVAALARKTGPAAEGLRWDLTPGDLLDTNYPPA, from the coding sequence ATGGGGACGCGGTGGCAACGAGTTGCAGCGTTGTGGCGGGAGCGGGGGAGCCGCCGGCTCGCCTACGATGCAGGGCTCTACGTGGCCCTGGAACTGGCCTCGCTCCTGTTGGCTCCGTTTCGGAGGCGCGCCGACGGGCAGGCCTACTACGAGATCGTGCAGGACTTCACCACCCGCGTGAACGCGCAGCAGGCGCCGCGGGTTCTGGAACTCGGCTCGCGGAACGTGACCGGCGTTCGCCACCGGAACGACCTCGCGCCGCACGTGGATCTCGTCGGCCTCGACGTCCGCGCCGGGCAGGATGTGGATGTGGTCGGCGACGCGCACGCGCTCTCCGCGAGCCTCCCGGCCGAGTCCTTCGATGCCGTGTTCGCGATTTCCGTCTTCGAACACCTGGCGATGCCCTGGAAGGTCGTGCTCGAGATCAATCGCGTGTTGAAGCCGGGCGGCCTCGTCTTGATCGCGACGCATCCCGCTTGGCCACCGCACGAGCAGCCGTGGGACTTCTGGCGGTTCAGTTCGGAGGCAATGCGCGTTCTGCTGAATGCCGAGACGGGTTTCGAGATCCTTCGCCTCGGCGAAGGCGAGCCGGGCCGCATGCTCGCGCTCACCCGGACGATGCCGGTGCGCGGCCTTCACCGCACGGCGTGCTCCCTCGCGGTTGCGGCTCTCGCGCGAAAGACTGGTCCAGCGGCGGAGGGCCTTCGCTGGGACCTGACCCCCGGCGACCTTCTCGATACGAACTATCCGCCGGCGTAG
- a CDS encoding sugar phosphate nucleotidyltransferase — protein sequence MQRFAVVMAGGSGERFWPASRRARPKQLLRLTDPDRSMLEEAIDRIAPLIPRENVLIATSELLQGPIRDGIPNLPPENVIGEPAKRNTAACLALAAAHLEQRFGDPRELSMAVLTADHLIGNPDEFRSTVSAALDFSTANDALVTIGVHPTRPDTGYGYIEVEEAVAEAELRSGARPAIRPVLHFREKPDRPTAEEYASSGRHLWNAGMFFWRVSTFLDGLATSMPALRTATTGIVDALGEGDAGAPRVAELFGALEDISVDYGLMERANNVYVIPATFPWDDVGSWDSLTRTRETDADGNITTGEPVLIDSKNCVVYDETGSGTAVAVVGLSDVIVATTPDGILICRKDNAQDVKKAVAELRRRGREGLT from the coding sequence ATGCAACGTTTTGCGGTGGTCATGGCCGGCGGCTCCGGCGAACGGTTCTGGCCGGCCAGTCGGCGGGCGCGGCCCAAGCAGCTCCTGCGCCTCACCGACCCGGATCGCTCCATGCTCGAAGAGGCGATCGACCGGATCGCACCACTGATCCCCCGGGAAAACGTCCTCATCGCAACCAGCGAGCTCCTACAGGGCCCGATCCGGGACGGAATCCCGAATCTCCCTCCCGAAAACGTGATCGGCGAGCCGGCGAAGCGAAATACCGCGGCGTGCCTCGCGCTTGCGGCGGCGCATCTCGAGCAGCGCTTCGGCGACCCGCGCGAGCTTTCCATGGCGGTGCTGACGGCGGACCATCTCATCGGCAATCCCGACGAGTTCCGGTCGACGGTGTCTGCCGCACTCGACTTCTCGACCGCGAACGACGCGCTCGTGACGATCGGCGTGCATCCCACCCGCCCCGACACCGGGTACGGCTACATCGAAGTCGAGGAAGCCGTCGCGGAAGCCGAGCTCCGCAGCGGCGCTCGTCCGGCGATCCGACCGGTCCTGCACTTCCGCGAAAAGCCCGACAGGCCGACGGCCGAAGAGTACGCCTCCTCCGGACGACATCTCTGGAACGCCGGCATGTTCTTCTGGCGGGTCTCCACGTTCCTCGACGGTCTTGCCACCTCGATGCCCGCGCTGCGAACCGCCACCACCGGGATCGTCGACGCTCTCGGCGAAGGCGACGCGGGCGCACCGCGCGTCGCGGAACTTTTCGGCGCCCTCGAGGACATCTCTGTCGATTACGGCCTCATGGAACGCGCGAACAACGTTTACGTGATCCCCGCCACATTTCCCTGGGACGACGTCGGGTCGTGGGACTCCCTCACGCGCACGCGAGAGACCGACGCCGACGGAAACATCACGACCGGTGAGCCCGTCCTAATCGATTCCAAGAATTGTGTGGTCTACGACGAAACCGGAAGCGGCACCGCCGTTGCCGTCGTCGGCCTGAGCGACGTCATCGTCGCCACAACGCCCGACGGAATCCTGATTTGCCGCAAGGACAATGCGCAGGACGTGAAAAAGGCCGTGGCGGAGCTCCGGCGGCGGGGGCGCGAGGGCTTGACCTGA
- a CDS encoding CHAD domain-containing protein, whose product MGSPRSVKQVAGTIRLRAAEVFEKQREKMRRNLGTAIDGRDPEGVHDMRVASRRLRAALALFAPWLEKREVQRTGKLLRRLTRALGSVRELDVLRMRFEDLASKASPERKLAIEIIDSRIARARVRARGRMIKSFASIDLDEVDTRLRSLAGAPPAWAIEGAEESGLDAGIPWDPPSLDTTPDEPIETLMQRLGPQVSDAARRIVETKVPGESGSREASKALHEIRIYAKKLRYQLEIIAPHSGAAAAHLVDTLKGLQEHLGEFHDDSVLDEILADNISRQAARARPLLVHELRRLRTARRAALRRDERECRSSLDTLRLGGFARAVAELFVPIEVPAVATAPEVATPGLTPTAAPAAPPADAPAPRAAAKPLPVDSKRRSAPAAGYAGEPGLEGLAQARPDTSAPARAAGAAPNGAGLPAKN is encoded by the coding sequence ATGGGCAGTCCGCGGTCGGTAAAGCAGGTAGCAGGGACGATCCGACTGCGCGCAGCCGAGGTCTTCGAGAAGCAGCGCGAGAAGATGCGCCGCAACCTCGGAACCGCGATCGACGGCCGAGACCCCGAAGGAGTCCACGACATGCGCGTGGCCTCGCGTCGTCTGCGCGCGGCGCTCGCCCTGTTCGCGCCTTGGCTCGAGAAGCGCGAAGTCCAACGGACCGGCAAGCTGTTGCGACGGCTCACTCGCGCACTCGGCAGCGTACGCGAGCTCGATGTTCTGCGGATGCGCTTCGAGGATCTGGCCTCGAAGGCGAGTCCCGAGCGGAAGCTCGCAATCGAGATCATCGACAGTCGCATCGCGCGAGCACGCGTTCGTGCGCGAGGCCGAATGATCAAGTCGTTCGCCTCCATCGACCTGGACGAGGTGGATACACGCCTGCGTTCGCTCGCGGGCGCCCCGCCGGCTTGGGCCATCGAAGGCGCCGAGGAGAGCGGGCTGGACGCGGGCATCCCCTGGGATCCTCCGAGCCTCGACACGACTCCCGACGAGCCCATCGAGACCCTGATGCAGCGACTTGGCCCGCAGGTAAGCGACGCGGCGCGACGCATCGTGGAAACAAAAGTGCCCGGAGAGAGCGGCAGTCGAGAGGCCTCGAAGGCTCTCCACGAGATTCGCATCTACGCGAAGAAGCTTCGCTACCAACTCGAGATCATCGCACCCCATAGCGGTGCCGCAGCGGCCCATCTCGTCGACACGCTCAAGGGGCTGCAGGAACACCTGGGCGAGTTCCACGACGACTCCGTCCTCGACGAGATCCTCGCAGACAACATCTCGCGACAAGCGGCCCGCGCTCGCCCTCTGCTCGTCCACGAACTACGCCGGCTTCGAACGGCGCGACGCGCCGCGCTCCGTCGTGACGAACGCGAGTGTCGGAGCTCGCTCGACACCCTGCGCCTCGGCGGCTTCGCCCGTGCAGTCGCGGAGCTGTTCGTGCCGATCGAAGTGCCGGCCGTCGCAACCGCCCCCGAAGTGGCGACGCCTGGTCTCACTCCCACCGCGGCTCCCGCTGCCCCACCCGCGGACGCTCCTGCCCCGAGGGCCGCAGCCAAACCGCTCCCCGTCGACTCGAAGCGACGCAGCGCCCCGGCCGCGGGATACGCCGGCGAGCCGGGCCTCGAAGGCCTCGCGCAGGCACGACCCGACACCTCGGCTCCGGCCCGGGCGGCGGGCGCGGCGCCCAACGGCGCCGGACTCCCCGCGAAGAACTGA
- a CDS encoding HAD family phosphatase, protein MANPYEVVLFDLGGVVIELSGVPIWQSWTGAGDEAEVWERWLRSTAVRRFESGRAGAAEFAREIVAEFGLAIGPDEFVREFTSWPKGVYPGVREMIAEARSRVRVGCLSNCNELHWPRFLHEMRLHDAFDECFSSHELGALKPDREVFDLVVSKLGCVPDRVLFLDDNQINVDGAVAAGLHARVVKGPDAVRGVLGEYGLLG, encoded by the coding sequence ATGGCAAATCCATACGAAGTTGTTCTGTTCGACCTTGGCGGAGTGGTGATCGAGCTTTCCGGTGTCCCCATCTGGCAAAGCTGGACGGGAGCCGGCGACGAGGCCGAGGTTTGGGAGCGCTGGCTGCGGTCCACGGCCGTGCGGAGGTTCGAAAGCGGCCGGGCGGGAGCGGCCGAGTTCGCCCGCGAGATCGTCGCGGAGTTCGGACTCGCGATCGGTCCCGACGAGTTCGTTCGGGAGTTCACGAGCTGGCCCAAGGGGGTCTATCCCGGGGTTCGAGAGATGATCGCCGAGGCCCGAAGCCGGGTCCGCGTGGGCTGCCTCAGCAACTGCAACGAGCTGCACTGGCCCCGATTCCTGCACGAGATGAGGCTCCACGACGCCTTCGACGAGTGCTTCTCGTCTCACGAGCTTGGTGCTCTCAAGCCGGATCGCGAAGTCTTCGACCTGGTGGTGTCGAAGCTCGGTTGTGTGCCCGACCGCGTCCTCTTCCTCGACGACAACCAGATCAACGTGGATGGGGCGGTCGCTGCGGGTCTACACGCCCGTGTGGTGAAGGGGCCAGATGCCGTGCGAGGGGTGCTCGGCGAGTACGGCCTCCTGGGCTGA
- a CDS encoding cytochrome c codes for MNLARSLIAVLVAGSIGSTASLAAAEEALSPTAEAGRQEFNIYCVPCHGESATGNGVAAAALKDPPADLTMIAARNGGTFDSAKVAEIIDGREQMPAHGSREMPIWGDHLDDDADEAGDRESLVQGRVALLVAYLETIQAKAPAKKKEGS; via the coding sequence ATGAACCTAGCGCGCTCGCTCATCGCTGTCCTCGTCGCCGGATCGATCGGGTCGACCGCTTCCCTCGCCGCTGCGGAGGAAGCCCTCTCCCCAACGGCCGAGGCCGGCCGCCAGGAGTTCAACATCTACTGCGTCCCCTGCCACGGTGAGAGCGCCACCGGGAACGGCGTCGCCGCGGCCGCTCTGAAGGACCCTCCCGCCGATCTCACCATGATCGCCGCGCGCAACGGCGGCACGTTCGATTCCGCGAAGGTCGCCGAGATCATCGACGGCCGCGAACAGATGCCGGCGCACGGCTCGCGCGAAATGCCGATCTGGGGCGACCACCTCGACGACGACGCGGACGAAGCAGGCGACAGGGAGTCACTGGTCCAAGGGCGTGTCGCACTACTCGTCGCGTACCTCGAGACGATCCAGGCGAAGGCACCCGCCAAGAAGAAGGAAGGCTCCTGA
- a CDS encoding nuclear transport factor 2 family protein, whose amino-acid sequence MSFPREEIAAAANRFANANVKAEEERNWAPLADFYTDDAVYSYVGLTSGGAVAAHGKAEIRKIVMGRDMEDYAGWTFPFQWIAIDGARVITRWSNRAPERRDDGSVIECPGMSVLEYAGDGKFKSQFDLYDRLSVKAVIDEAIATRGGGAAPVAEKKKNKKSKNKKNKNKKKSGKGKKN is encoded by the coding sequence ATGAGCTTTCCGCGCGAGGAAATCGCCGCCGCAGCGAACCGCTTTGCGAATGCCAACGTGAAGGCGGAAGAGGAGCGCAACTGGGCACCCCTCGCCGACTTCTATACGGACGACGCGGTCTACTCGTATGTCGGTCTCACCTCGGGCGGCGCCGTCGCTGCGCACGGCAAGGCAGAGATCCGCAAGATCGTCATGGGCCGCGACATGGAGGACTACGCGGGTTGGACGTTCCCGTTCCAGTGGATCGCGATCGACGGCGCGCGAGTCATCACGCGCTGGTCGAACCGAGCGCCGGAGCGACGCGACGACGGCTCGGTGATCGAGTGTCCGGGCATGTCCGTTCTCGAGTACGCAGGCGACGGCAAGTTCAAGAGCCAGTTCGACCTATACGATCGCCTCTCGGTGAAGGCGGTGATCGACGAGGCCATCGCGACGCGCGGTGGTGGTGCGGCGCCAGTCGCCGAGAAGAAAAAAAACAAGAAGTCGAAGAACAAGAAGAACAAGAACAAGAAGAAGTCCGGCAAGGGCAAGAAGAATTGA
- a CDS encoding amidohydrolase family protein, whose protein sequence is MTTASGVAAIKRQLDHPVIDSDGHYIEFLPEVKERLRSIAGNEAVEGFEQIIYASRLSESLDAAQRRQLALTRIPFWALPARQTVDRATSMMPKLLHERLDEFGLDFAVLYPTYGLVGVHLVVAEQRQALCRAFNEWAADAFAPHGDRLTPVASIPMHSPEEAIAELDHAVGTLGMRAVMMAGFAMRPFEGENLPRGATWLDTFGLDSPYDYDPVWKRCEELGISPTFHSTGMGWGTRVSTTNYVANHVGSFAAAQDGICRALFMGGVPWRFPKLRFAFLEGGVNWARGLYSDLIGHWSKRNKKFLPHYDPANLDRGEFEKLLDQYGSESMRAHRGRLDEALCFLSDPETSPETTDDFARCAVERAEDIRDVFVHRFHFGCEADDPMNAGAFDTRLNPLGARMKAFFSSDIGHWDVPDMSGVLGEAYEMVEHGFFDIEDFRDFVFSNPVSLWCGTNPDFFRGTRVESAVEHELARSGPD, encoded by the coding sequence ATGACCACGGCGAGCGGCGTCGCAGCGATCAAACGCCAACTCGACCACCCCGTCATCGACTCGGACGGGCACTACATCGAGTTTCTGCCCGAAGTGAAGGAACGCCTCCGCTCGATCGCGGGGAACGAAGCCGTCGAGGGCTTCGAGCAGATCATCTACGCGTCCCGCCTGTCCGAATCGCTCGATGCGGCGCAGCGACGCCAACTCGCACTCACCCGCATTCCGTTCTGGGCCCTACCCGCGCGGCAAACCGTCGACCGCGCCACGTCGATGATGCCCAAGCTCCTGCACGAGCGCCTCGACGAGTTCGGACTCGACTTCGCGGTGCTCTATCCGACCTACGGCCTCGTCGGAGTTCATCTCGTGGTCGCCGAACAACGCCAGGCGCTGTGCCGGGCCTTCAACGAGTGGGCGGCGGACGCCTTCGCTCCGCACGGAGACCGGCTGACGCCGGTGGCATCGATCCCGATGCATTCGCCCGAAGAAGCAATCGCCGAACTCGATCACGCGGTCGGCACGTTGGGCATGCGGGCCGTTATGATGGCCGGCTTCGCGATGCGCCCCTTCGAGGGTGAGAACCTGCCGCGGGGTGCGACGTGGCTCGATACGTTCGGGCTCGACTCGCCGTACGACTACGACCCGGTGTGGAAACGCTGCGAGGAACTCGGAATCTCCCCGACGTTCCACTCGACGGGCATGGGCTGGGGCACGCGCGTCTCGACCACGAACTACGTCGCGAACCACGTGGGTAGCTTCGCCGCCGCGCAAGATGGGATCTGCCGCGCGCTGTTCATGGGCGGGGTGCCGTGGCGATTCCCGAAGCTCCGGTTCGCGTTCCTCGAGGGCGGCGTGAACTGGGCGCGCGGTCTGTACTCCGACCTCATCGGACACTGGAGCAAGCGCAACAAGAAGTTCCTGCCCCACTACGACCCGGCGAATCTCGACCGCGGCGAGTTCGAGAAGCTGCTCGACCAGTACGGCAGCGAGTCGATGCGCGCCCACCGCGGCCGACTGGACGAAGCGCTGTGCTTCCTCTCGGACCCGGAGACGAGCCCGGAGACCACCGACGACTTCGCGCGCTGCGCGGTCGAGCGCGCCGAGGACATTCGCGACGTGTTCGTCCATCGCTTCCACTTCGGGTGTGAAGCCGACGACCCCATGAACGCGGGTGCGTTCGACACCCGACTCAACCCCCTCGGTGCTCGGATGAAGGCCTTCTTCAGCTCCGATATCGGCCACTGGGATGTACCCGACATGAGCGGCGTCCTCGGCGAAGCATACGAGATGGTGGAGCACGGATTCTTCGACATCGAAGACTTCCGCGACTTCGTGTTCTCGAATCCGGTGTCGCTGTGGTGCGGGACGAACCCCGACTTCTTCCGGGGGACACGGGTGGAGAGTGCCGTCGAGCATGAACTCGCGCGCAGCGGGCCCGACTAG